A stretch of Ischnura elegans chromosome 4, ioIscEleg1.1, whole genome shotgun sequence DNA encodes these proteins:
- the LOC124157762 gene encoding ataxin-10 isoform X2 yields the protein MKKIGRNSTQPFLFIVELLLKSKGFLTKYYSELSPEQKYYILDVISSNVSAISNDDTTKESRKVHLSSIQFISHQFCASSDSILNIRSFCKVEANQASENLSQDISDDGDPCEVSKWLDVLSSASGNEEYLSSLQDDGELLIQAVFLLKSILLVGKLAEDEGDLQHPFVPMQKLSAVGLIQPECDIEGHPVHGFKRNLVRLIGNMAWKNKTVQNKVLELECVPLILDCCNIDERNPFITQWAIMAIHNLCDGNVEVQEVIWSLKREGVINPDFLKEMGLRLHDSGSEKISIIPLPK from the exons ATGAAGAAAATTGGCAGGAATTCGACGCAGCCTTT CCTTTTTATTGTGGAACTGCTTCTGAAGTCCAAGGGATTCCTGACCAAATACTACTCAGAGTTAAGTCCTGAACAGAAATACTACATTCTTGATGTGATTTCAAGCAATGTGTCTGCAATTAGCAATGATGATACTACCAAGGAGAGTAGGAAAGTCCACCTGTCATCTATTCAGTTCATCTCTCATCAGTTTTGCGCCAGTTCGGACAGCATCCTGAATATCAGATCCTTCTGCAAAGTAGAAGCTAACCAGGCCAGTGAAAATTTATCTCAAGACATTTCTGATGATGGAGATCCTTGCGAAGTGTCCAAGTGGCTTGATGTTCTATCATCTGCATCTGGTAATGAAGAATATCTTTCATCCCTGCAAGATGATGGAGAACTCTTGATTCAGGCTGTGT TTCTCCTGAAGAGCATACTGCTTGTTGGGAAACTTGCAGAAGATGAAGGAGATCTTCAGCATCCATTTGTTCCTATGCAGAAATTGTCAGCTGTGGGTCTGATACAGCCAGAATGTGATATTGAGGGTCATCCCGTCCATGGATTCAAAAGAAATCTTGTGAGGTTGATTGGAAATATGGCATGGAAGAATAAAACTGTTCAAAATAAG GTGTTGGAATTAGAATGTGTGCCATTGATTCTGGACTGCTGTAACATTGACGAGAGGAATCCAT TTATCACGCAGTGGGCCATCATGGCAATCCACAATCTTTGTGATGGTAACGTGGAGGTTCAAGAAGTAATATGGAGCCTTAAAAGAGAAGGTGTTATAAATCCTGACTTTCTAAAAGAAATGGGGCTGAGGCTTCATGATTCAGGAAGTGAAAAGATATCAATTATTCCATTGCCCAAATga
- the LOC124157762 gene encoding ataxin-10 isoform X1 yields MDEVETDLLDEHCRKLFGICEKLTQSSSLDSICDSFRYLRNSCASGIEHQNYIADHDRGLPCIVKVLESITKSLPCSEERNVCLRLGVQLLGNMTVGNDETKKVVWQKCSNILSSTIRCGDQKSANYAAMVVYNIFLGRLNEENWQEFDAAFVSGIIAAAISGSEYGLFIVELLLKSKGFLTKYYSELSPEQKYYILDVISSNVSAISNDDTTKESRKVHLSSIQFISHQFCASSDSILNIRSFCKVEANQASENLSQDISDDGDPCEVSKWLDVLSSASGNEEYLSSLQDDGELLIQAVFLLKSILLVGKLAEDEGDLQHPFVPMQKLSAVGLIQPECDIEGHPVHGFKRNLVRLIGNMAWKNKTVQNKVLELECVPLILDCCNIDERNPFITQWAIMAIHNLCDGNVEVQEVIWSLKREGVINPDFLKEMGLRLHDSGSEKISIIPLPK; encoded by the exons ATGGATGAGGTTGAAACGGATTTGCTTGATGAGCATTGTCGTAAGTTGTTTGGCATATGCGAGAAATTAACGCAAAGTTCAAGTTTAGATTCTATTTGTGATAGCTTTCGATACTTAAGAAATTCGTGTGCTTCCGGTATTGAGCACCAAAACTACATTGCCGATCATGATCGAGGATTACCGTGTATAGTCAAGGTATTGGAATCTATTACCAAATCTTTACCTTGTTCAGAAGAACGTAATGTCTGTTTGCGCTTGGGCGTTCAGTTATTAGGGAATATGACTGTTGGAAATGACGAAACAAAGAAGGTGGTGTGGCAGAAATGCAGCAATATTTTAAG TTCTACGATTAGGTGTGGTGACCAGAAAAGTGCTAACTATGCTGCTATGGTCGTATACAACATATTTCTTGGAAGGCTGAATGAAGAAAATTGGCAGGAATTCGACGCAGCCTTTGTAAGTGGAATTATAGCCGCAGCCATCAGTGGTTCGGAGTATGG CCTTTTTATTGTGGAACTGCTTCTGAAGTCCAAGGGATTCCTGACCAAATACTACTCAGAGTTAAGTCCTGAACAGAAATACTACATTCTTGATGTGATTTCAAGCAATGTGTCTGCAATTAGCAATGATGATACTACCAAGGAGAGTAGGAAAGTCCACCTGTCATCTATTCAGTTCATCTCTCATCAGTTTTGCGCCAGTTCGGACAGCATCCTGAATATCAGATCCTTCTGCAAAGTAGAAGCTAACCAGGCCAGTGAAAATTTATCTCAAGACATTTCTGATGATGGAGATCCTTGCGAAGTGTCCAAGTGGCTTGATGTTCTATCATCTGCATCTGGTAATGAAGAATATCTTTCATCCCTGCAAGATGATGGAGAACTCTTGATTCAGGCTGTGT TTCTCCTGAAGAGCATACTGCTTGTTGGGAAACTTGCAGAAGATGAAGGAGATCTTCAGCATCCATTTGTTCCTATGCAGAAATTGTCAGCTGTGGGTCTGATACAGCCAGAATGTGATATTGAGGGTCATCCCGTCCATGGATTCAAAAGAAATCTTGTGAGGTTGATTGGAAATATGGCATGGAAGAATAAAACTGTTCAAAATAAG GTGTTGGAATTAGAATGTGTGCCATTGATTCTGGACTGCTGTAACATTGACGAGAGGAATCCAT TTATCACGCAGTGGGCCATCATGGCAATCCACAATCTTTGTGATGGTAACGTGGAGGTTCAAGAAGTAATATGGAGCCTTAAAAGAGAAGGTGTTATAAATCCTGACTTTCTAAAAGAAATGGGGCTGAGGCTTCATGATTCAGGAAGTGAAAAGATATCAATTATTCCATTGCCCAAATga